tgtgtgtgtgtgtgtgtaatatttgAGAGAGAAAACTCAACTGCAAATCCCAAATCCAACCGCTGTGCATCTCATGGGGAAACTTTGGGCCCAAACAAACTCTCACTAAGAGCTCATTTCTTGACAAATCTAATACTCTAATACTAAATACTAATTAAATAAGTAaaagaagcatttttttttttttttgacgaagcgacaagaatagttctTGTgcgaaaaaaaaattaaataatgacTATATCCaacaagttattgtcttccgtgtcggTCTGGGCCGTGAGCTCAGGCGATAGcggctcctcctcttctgggtcatgagCGGCGGAtcatattctcacgcatgcgtcgagttcacgtcaataacttggtggataaagtcgttattttgatttttgcaagcccaataactattctcgtcgcattgtaaaatgattgtacagccactgtagtgagatgggcttttttTGTAaggcaaggctttaaaatgcGGGTAAACACcgcctaactttagtgcatatgattggatatttgctcatatcagctcATAGACTCACatgtacactcaaaaaaaaaaaaaaaatgaagtaaactgagagaaatatttaccatgaagagaaatggaaataattaattaaatgcaaacccaaaaaaaacacaattcaccAGCACGTATTGAACCGTTAATGCCGTACCGaatggttcaatattatatatatattagaggagaatgggctgactgattcaagctgatagaagagcaactttgactgaaataaccactcgttacaaccgaggtatgcagcaaagcatttgtgaagccacaacacacacaaccttgaggcggatgggctacaacagcagaagaccccaccgggtgccactcatctccactacaaataggaaaaagaggctacaatttacacaagctcaccaaaattggacagttgaagactggaaaaatgttgcctggtctgatgagtctcgatttctgttgagacattacattggtagagtcagaatttggcgtaaacagaatgagaacatggatccatcatgccttgttaccactgtgcagactggtggtggtggtgtaatggtgtgggggatgttttcttggcacactttaggccccttagtgccagttgggcatcgttttaatgccacggcctacctgagcattgtttctgaccatgttcatccctttatgaccaccatgtgcccatcctctgatggctacttccagcaggataatgcaccatgtcacaaagcttgaatcatttcaaattggtttcttgaacatgacaatgagttgactgtactaaaatggccctcacagtcaccagatatatatctggtgactgtgagggccattttagtacagtcaactcattgtcatgttcaagaaaccattttgaaaaaaaaaaaaaaaaaaaaaaaaaaaaaaaaaaaaaaatatatatatatatatatatatatatatatatatatatatatatatatatatatatatatatatatatatatatatatatatatatatatatatatatatatatatatatatatatatatatatatatatatatatatatatatatatatatatatatatatatatatatatatatatatatatatatatatatatatagtaacactttagtatggggaacacattttcactattaactatgacttttgcctcaataacctcataatttactgcttattaatagttagtaaggtagtttttgtattgtttaagtttaggtattggataggattaagggatgtagaataaggtcatacagaataaggcattaatatgtgctttataagtactaataaacagccaatatcctattaatatgcatgataataagcaactagttaatagttaataactgaaccttaaaatagtcttaccatatatatatatttattaggtaaaaatataacaaatactgttgtgtttctcacagaaaccaatcgttttgtgtcttcagacatcaatgtgtctccacgagccgcagggtttaatatggattcgtatgtgtgtgtgttttttactctcatagaaatacaccccattgacacggattatacgagcaacggttgagttaaaaatcttcatttgtgttctcctgaagaaacaaacacacctacatctcggatgccctgggggtcagcagataaacatcattttcattttgggttaactgtccctttaattaCTGGTGTAAAATTTACTTAACAACGTAGATAAGAAAATATCTGCTCTcttgaacaaaacaaaatttcTCAAGTTCCCAAAACTAATCATGGATGATAAACACCACACAAATGTGTATGGATATATTAGAAAACAACTCTGGTAcactaaataaatcaaataaaatctcTAATCCTCAAAGGCTTATCGGGCTCTGGGCCACTTTAGACACACAACTTCAGGTCACCTGGCAAAAACCAGGCCCTGAACAGCGTACCCCAACAGAGAATAAATCTCCACCTGGGATACCTTCAAAAATAACAAACTAACAAAACAATCTCCATTGGAAGGATTGACTTAACAACCCAGCTGGACCACTCTACATAACCAGAGTCCTCTAATCATCCAAATACTGAGAACCTTTTCCACACTTCAATCAATCACAAACAACTAATAAAGCTCAAAGTCACTACATAAAGAGGACACTTCACAAGATGGGTTTCAAACAAGAAagtattaatttgtttaaaagttaaacaaATAATGTATAGGGTCTAAATGTAAGATTATAATAGTAGATAACAATACAACAAATCAATAAACAGTTGGAAATGGGGTTTGTGGAGTAGTTGAAACAAAATGGGAACGCAAGATCACAAGAACCCACTCTTCAACCAAAGAGAGCGTGAGCAAGGAACTGTTTTGCAGTTTTATTTATAGAGTGAAAAAACAAAGCAGACTCAGACTCGACACAGACCTGACAcagactcgactcagactcgaCGCAGACTCGACGCAGACTCGACGCAGACTCGACACAGACTGGACAcagactcgactcagactcgactcagactcgaCACAGACTCGACACAGACTCGACACAGACTCGACACAGACTCGACACAGACTCGACAcagactcgactcagactcgactcagactcgaCACAGACTCGACTCAGAATCGACACAGACTTGACTCAGACTTAATtcagacttgactcagactTGATTTAGACTCGACTCAGAATTGACAcagactcgactcagactcgaTTCAGACTCGACACAGACTCGACACAGAATGGACACAGACTCGACTCAGAATCGACACAGACTTGACTCAGACTTAATtcagacttgactcagactTGATTtagactcgactcagactcgactcagactcgactcagacttgactcagacttgactcagacttgactcagactTGATTTAGACTCGACTCAGAATTGACACAGACTCAACTCAGACTCGATTCAGACTCGACACAGACTCGACACAGAATGGACACAGACTTGACTCAGAATCGACATAGACTCGACACAGACTGGACACAGACTCGACTCAGAATCGACACAGACTTGACtcagacttgactcagacttaattcagacttgactcagactTGATTTAGACTCGACTCAGAATTGACAcagactcgactcagactcgtctcagactcgactcagactcgattcagactcgactcagactcgaCACAGACTGGACACAGACTGGACACAGACTCGACTCAGAATCGACACAGACTTGACTCAGACTTGACACAGACTCGACACAGACTGGACAcagactcgactcagactcgaCACAGACTCGACACAGACTCGACTCAGACTTGATTTAGACTCGACTCAGACTTGATTtagactcgactcagactcgactcagacttgactcagactTGATTTAGACTCGACTCAGTCTCGACTCAGACTTGATTTAGACTCGACTCAGACTTGATTtagactcgactcagactcgactcagacttgactcagacttgactcagactcgacacagactcgactcagactcgactcagacTTGATTTAGACTCGACTCAGACTTGATTtagactcgactcagactcgactcagacttgactcagactTGATTtagactcgactcagactcgactcagacTTGATTTAGACTCGACTCAGACTTGATTtagactcgactcagactcgactcagacttgactcagactTGATTTAGACTCGACTCAGACTTGATTTAGACTCGACTCAGACTTGACACAGCGGGTTACAGGGAAAAAATACTCAACAAAGaccatggcaaacatgagggcttaaatgcACATGGACTAATGACTagacaagggacacctgtgaacaatgatcaaaCAATTATCCAATAAGAACATTACAACAGAACACAAGACAAGGGCGCGCATGGCAGGATCACATGAGGGCAAGGAGGCACATGAAAAGACCAGGGAGTGCATGGCAGTGAACCAAGCAAACTAAGAAACATGACTGTGGAATAAACTCAGAACAAACCCCAAACACATCGTGACAAAGGGTTAAGGTTTTTGAGCAAATATCATTGAgcaatgatattttgatatagatatagatctgagatagatatagatatagattgATATAGATCACAGTAGGGCTGTCTAAAAAGGTTTCCAAGGTATCATTAAAAATCAATTTCCCTATGGAGAAAACAAATTGAGTTTTTACTTCCGGAACCGGCTTTTGAACTCTATAAACTGCAGCAGTGCAgcttaaaaaaaagtgtgttggatctccatgatttaattgtgtacatcggTCCCACACGAATCAACTAAGTTGAAGAAACATAATTTGTACATGTAACTTCAACATCgtggaatgaatacatttttagtgACTCAATAAGtagtttcaaagtgaattttatatGGCTCCCTGACATGATTCAaacattcaatttcatatattcattcatccactttaatttcatatattttaatattacacAGATCAATAATAATACTGCACTAGCTAGCATCCTAAATACTAAGCTCTTTCAACAAAGCTGTAATGACATTAGTTGTTTTACTCCACAGCCTAAGCAAATGGGAACCcacaataatttaaattgttctaataattcTGACATAATTGACTATATTAAACTATATTAAACACAATCATGTCTCCCCCTTTctcattttgctcaaaaatacattaaataacactttgacatataaaaaaacaacatttactcgctcttgatttagccatatgcaaagcatgctgggaactaacaagccccgcccagtttcagttaacgCAACATAAATTATTCATGTGACAACACAAACGGATTAAGTTTGACTTCaatttaagtggattgaacacaaacaaattaAGTTGGGACAAAATGTATAGccattgtgttgctttagctcattttaattaagcaatttgaacaGGCAGTACTAATATTTGTTTTCAGTGTACAGTAAAGTACACTCAAATGttctttaaattattaaaaaaatcttcacACTAAGAAGAAAGGTTATTTTTTAAGAGCTGATCACTGAAAGGTtttatggcatcactgtgaaatcCCCCTTTTGGAACatgtatttttaagagaagCGTTTTCCtgtctttttgtgtgtgtttgtatgtcttcctgatgtatgtgtgtgttcgtgtataattgtcactcacacacacaggcttCCCCCGCTCCTGCGCTGTGAGATCCCACACCTCCAGCTGAGTTCGCGCGGGGGCAGCCGTGTATTTTTGGCGGGAATGCCTCGCGTTCGACAGCTGCCGGTACCGGGAACGGGCTGCCCCGGAGCTCTCCCACGCCTCGACGATTCAGAGCTCTGTAACGAGagaaatgtcaccaaaaaaaaagatgaatcacGTGCGACAAGCTGTCACAGGCGCCTTGTGCTTCTCCTTTATCGACGGAACCATTTTTGGTCTCGGTTTCCGGAAACAGAAACAGGTTCTTATTAAACAATGTGCTTAAACACACCTGATAATGTGTTCACAGCTTACAGGCCTATGCATACTGTACATGCCTGCATATTGTCATCAAAATGGACCGTGGATTTGTTATACCTACATTATAGTTGATAAAATGCTATTTTGAAAAAAGAATCACTCTAGAATAAATCCAATGATTTTTCCATGCATTGCATACAGAATTAGAAAACTAATAGTTTTCTTAATTTCACATTGATTTATTCCTTTTTTCCACATATGCATAAAGTCTTCTTTGGTGTACTGCAAACAATTATTCTAGTTCAGTCTCATTATTCTTCTTCCAACTTGTTCAAAACTAAtccatttgtttcttatttAACAGTTGCATTCATATTAGGATGAAACGGGCATCCAGAACTCCACCTGAGTCTCGCCATCTAATAAATGAGATCTCCATGGGGGCTGAAGGCTGTTATCAAAGGGTGCCAGAGCAACTTTATGACTCATATTTGAAAACATGGCCACAGATGCAGCTGCAGTCCAAATGTGCGCCACGGATCATTAGCTGCTCTGGAGACATGATGCGTTACATAACACATAACTCAACGATTCGGCGGAGATGTTAATCTCAGGCACGCTTTTACCTCAAATCATTTGCATGCATGCAGTGCTTATGTGTTATGCAACGCGTGCACAAACATAATAAAGCACATCTCTTGACTGTTGGGTCGATTTGGCGTGGCATTTAGATGCATCGTGCCATGTATCACACGTGAAGACTGAAAGCATGTGTGTGCATGTCGCTGTCCGCGGTGCTGAACTGATGCACCAGCCGCGGAAGTGTCGCTGTCCGCGGTGCTGAACTGATGCATCAGCCGCGGAAGTGTCGCTGTCCGCAGTGCTGATCTGATGCATCAGCCGCGAAAGTGTCGCTGTCCGCGGTGCTGAACTGACGAATCAGCCGCGGAAGTGTCGCTGTCCGCGGTGCTGAACTGACGAATCAGCCGCGGAAGTGTCGCTGTCCGCGGTGCTGAACTGATGCATCAGCCGCGAAAGTGTCGCTGTCCGCGGTGCTGATCTAATGCAAACTGGCTGATCTGGAATCAGCTTCCCTTTACAAAACATCAGTCTGTATCATTAGGAAAAGGGGAAAAAGTTGATGCACATCAGCACTTATTAGCAACACACTGATCAGATCCAAAACACACTTGAAATTTGACATTTTTTCCTGTTACAAATCACTTTGAATGCAAGCAACTGAGCCCCGTTCGCCTGTTATATCCGCATTGCTCTGTGTTTTCATGCACATTCATTGTTTTACTGTTTGCAATCTCGCTCAACTCATGGTCTGAACCCATCAGATCGTCTGTCTGAAGTCTCCCGGGGCTCTTTTTAGTTTGACACTGTTCCACTGCGAACATAATGGCCGCCTGTCATTCACAAACGCGCCTCATTTTTCCGCAATGGTCTTCAGGAAAGTCTCCGCTACGTCACGCCCCTGTGCCCATTTTCGGAGGGGAACCCCGTCACATCCTCTGCCCATATTTGGGCAAGAGCAGTCCAAAATCTGTACACGGCGGGGAATCCTCCTGCCGACGTAGATGAGCGGCGGGCGGAGCCTCGGCCGAGCCGAATGGTATAAAAGGGGGATGAGGAATTCCGGAAAACGAATCGACGGAGACCAGAACCTGAAGGAAGCAAAACGAGCTCTCACTGGAACGAGAAAAAGGGAATCCCAAAGCATTACCTTGAAGGAAATAATTCTCTCGACATTCCTTGTGGATTTTGCTGCATATTCAAATGGACATTATGCTGAACACCGTGGACTTCAGCGCTCTGGATCTGCTCTGCGCTCAAACGATTCCTCTAGAGGCACAATCTTCCCCTCAGAATCAACCTGATGCTGGTGAGTACACTGGATATTATGCTTCATCTTTTTGCAATCTGACTTAAAGCAATGCAATGCTGCacagatatatttaaaaatcaacGGTTTGAAAATCCTTAACAGTAAGAGTTCTTTATTGCATCGAAGGTAACATCCATGGAATCTTTTAAGGttctttagattttttaaatgtactgcAAACACTCCATTAGGAGCGTTTATATTTAAGAGTGTATATTGATAAACGCCATGCAATGAACGTCTGGAATATAAGAAGCACATTTGTTGGAAAGCTTTAGTTGATGCAGTGAGTCGACATTATGTAACGCACTCCTCTCCTCTTTCTCTCGCAGCGTTCGGTCTGTTGAAGCCCAAAGAGGAGCCGCTGGACGCGGGTTTCCCCGATTGCTCAAGCGACGGGTTCCCGCCGTCTCCCCTGACCTACACCGGCAGCTTCTACACCGAGTCCGGGCCGTGCAGCGCGGACGCGCTTCTCAACATCCTCTCGGAGATCGTCGGCATCTCCGCGCCTACTGATCACTTCCCTCGCGGGAGCGCGCTGTCACGCCAGGAGTCGCTGCTATCCACCGGGAGCTCGTTGGGATCGCCGGAATCGCTCTGCAACGACTCGCTGGATGAGTTCGCGGACGCCGGCGCGCAACAGTCGATCAAGAGCGAGTTCGGCACCAGCTGCGATCTTTTTGATGGCTTCTGTACTTCTCACGAGCCTTCGGACCTGGATGACATCATTGACCTGCTCTCTCCGCTGGGTCCCGAGACGGACTCGGTGTTGGACACGTGGATCAAGCAAGAGCCCTTGGAGCAAGCGAACGCGCTAAACTTCGCGCCCAACTTCCAGATTCCCGCGACAGCGGCCGCTTCCCATGAAAACAGTCTCTACAGGAGCATCGCGTTCCCCGCGTTCGGCTGCACAACGACTGCGCTCGCGGACGCGCTGGACTCGCTGCTCTCCACCAACACGCTCACGCAGAGAAGCAAACCGCGCGCCAGGAAGGGCGCGCCCCGCGAGAAGCCCTTCTCCTGCCCGCTTGAGAACTGCGAGCGTCGCTTCTCGCGCTCCGACGAGCTCAACCGCCACGTGCGCATCCACACCGGGCACAAGCCCTTCCAGTGCCGCGTGTGCCTGCGCTGCTTCAGCCGCAGCGACCACCTCACCACTCACATGCGCACgcacaccggagagaagccgttctCCTGCGACGTGTGCGGGCGCCGCTTCGCGCGCAGCGACGAGAGAAAGCGACACGGTCGCGTGCATCTCAAGCAGCGCGAGAGGATGCAGCAGAAGACGGAGCTCCTCGCCGCCTGCGCGTTCGAGCTCCAGTGCGCGTGAGCTCCAGTGCTCGGCTTCGTTCCTGCCCGTTCTGGGAAGTTTACGCCTGGCGTTAAGCGTTCAACGCAAGAGCAGCTCAGCTGAAGGAGGACGCGTCTGGAGCGCGTCGAGCGCCACGCGTGATGTGTCGCTGTGCGGCTGGAACTCATTTACCGTCTGCGAAGCCAGACGCGTTCCGGCGGACGGTCGTCAAACGCACAAATGACGCTGAAGACTCAGATGTTGTGTGTGAAATATCCTGCATGTCTTGATGTGAACGCGCATGCGACACGTGACGTCCACCTGTTGTGTTTTGATACGTCACTTTATAAAGCACACGAGAAGAAGAGCTCTATATATTTGTACGTTATTGATTGTAATTTTGTATCAGAGAAATCTATCTTCTAGGTTTTCATAAGTGATTGTACTCCACTGTTCGCTCGGGTCTTGGGACCGAGTGCGCGAGGACTCGCGGTAGCACGCGCAGATGTGCGgaatgaatgacttccggttTGTTCTGGAGTCGCTGTTGTTAATTATTCGCCTTTGATTCTCGCTGTCAATGCCTTGTGAATCTCTTTGAGGCCAATGAATGTTTCCAATAAAACTTTATTATTGACATCACTGCGGGTCTTTATGGCTGTTATTTTGTTTATCTTACCTAAAGCTACATACACATCCATGCATCAGAAGTTTGGACACACGCTGGGTTTACATcaacaaaattacattttatatagaatccattttttaaaagtaaaaactgATCTTTAAGGCAACAATTGCAGCACATTTACAGTAAACTCATCAACTGAAATATTAAGACAAACTTTTGGTGAATAGCATAATGTAACAAAAAAAGATGATTAAACAAAACAATAGATTCGTTTTTTACACAGAGAATAAGAGTTCAATCAAAATAAATAGTTcttcattacattaaaataaattgtttttatattgtacttttcctatatttaatataagagtcaaatttatatatatatatatacactcacctaaaggattattaggaacacacactaatactgttaTAATAcactttcgccttcagaactgccttaattctacgtggcattgattcaacaaggtgctgaaagcattctttagaaatgttggcccatattgataggagagcatcttgcagttgatggagatttgtgggatgcacatccagggcacgaagctcccgttccaccacatcccaaagatgctctattgggttgagatctggtgactgtggcggccattttagtagaGTGAACTcaatgtcatgttcaagaaaccaatttgaaatgattggagctttgtgacatggtgcattatcctgctggaagtagccatcagaggatgagtacatggtggtcataaagggatggacatggtcagaaacaattctcaggtaggccgtggcatttaaacgatgcccaattggcactaaggggcctaaagtgtgccaagaaaacatccccacaccattacaccaccaccaccagcctgcacagtggtaacaaggcatgatggatccatgttctcattctgtcttcaggcaggaattgcAGATCCGAGACCCTCGGATTATGCTCTTCGGACGGGACCTACgccaaaatgactctgtacactatcagctggctgagctgttaataaatgcactattgtcaatatatttctccccgagtctttctggtagaaatGGTTATGAAGGAAAATCTCGCaaaactgagcagattgtgaaatactcagaccggcccgtctggcaccaacaaccatgccacgctcaaaatggcttaaatcacctttcttttccattctggcattcagtttggagttcaggagattgtcttgaccaggaccacacccctaaatgcattgaagcaactgccatgtgattggttgattagataatcacattaatgagaaattga
This region of Pseudorasbora parva isolate DD20220531a chromosome 6, ASM2467924v1, whole genome shotgun sequence genomic DNA includes:
- the egr4 gene encoding early growth response protein 4, with the protein product MDIMLNTVDFSALDLLCAQTIPLEAQSSPQNQPDAAFGLLKPKEEPLDAGFPDCSSDGFPPSPLTYTGSFYTESGPCSADALLNILSEIVGISAPTDHFPRGSALSRQESLLSTGSSLGSPESLCNDSLDEFADAGAQQSIKSEFGTSCDLFDGFCTSHEPSDLDDIIDLLSPLGPETDSVLDTWIKQEPLEQANALNFAPNFQIPATAAASHENSLYRSIAFPAFGCTTTALADALDSLLSTNTLTQRSKPRARKGAPREKPFSCPLENCERRFSRSDELNRHVRIHTGHKPFQCRVCLRCFSRSDHLTTHMRTHTGEKPFSCDVCGRRFARSDERKRHGRVHLKQRERMQQKTELLAACAFELQCA